Proteins encoded by one window of Prevotella nigrescens:
- the rfbC gene encoding dTDP-4-dehydrorhamnose 3,5-epimerase yields the protein MEYKKTGIEGVWVIEPKVFSDNRGYFYEVWKQADFDEHIGYHVEFIQDNESKSNFGVLRGLHYQKGEYSQAKLVRVLKGRVLDVAVDLRKDSPTLGKYVMVELSEENKRQFFMPRGFAHGFLVLSDEAVFTYKVDNIYAPQSEVSLRWNDETIGINWPIDMKEVVTSDKDLNRAVAWDKAVLF from the coding sequence ATGGAATATAAAAAGACTGGCATTGAAGGTGTTTGGGTTATAGAACCAAAAGTGTTTAGTGATAACCGTGGATACTTTTACGAAGTGTGGAAACAAGCAGACTTTGACGAGCATATTGGATATCACGTAGAGTTCATTCAAGATAACGAATCGAAATCAAACTTTGGTGTACTCCGTGGGCTTCATTATCAAAAAGGCGAATACTCACAAGCTAAATTAGTACGTGTGCTAAAAGGAAGAGTGCTTGATGTGGCTGTAGACTTACGAAAAGATTCACCTACGCTGGGCAAATACGTCATGGTTGAGCTGTCGGAAGAGAACAAACGCCAGTTCTTTATGCCGCGCGGGTTTGCACATGGTTTCCTTGTACTATCAGATGAAGCTGTATTTACTTATAAGGTAGATAATATTTATGCTCCACAAAGTGAAGTAAGTCTTAGATGGAATGATGAGACTATCGGAATAAACTGGCCTATCGATATGAAAGAAGTTGTTACTTCCGATAAAGACTTGAACCGGGCTGTTGCCTGGGATAAGGCTGTCCTCTTTTAA
- a CDS encoding DUF4738 domain-containing protein, with the protein MKQNSFCLIFLCLLLAGCFGNSKQGEPVVEDTKAKELFQGLWVSDDNGEPALLAKGDSVFYPDSGSIPVRFWIYKDSFYLKGQSRNEYKIEKQSENSFTFINDNGEEVRLVKSRDKDLRASFGYHVYAMNTFLHAETDTVVRTDLGYFNIKISVATTSDKIIKSTYNENGIEVDNAYLDNAASLVISNQKKTVYSHEFRKQEFASLIDKAFLEKSILRRFEFNHADAKALYFDAVIGIPDASTSYVIAVKITADGKLAMKMR; encoded by the coding sequence ATGAAACAAAACAGTTTCTGCTTAATCTTTCTTTGTCTGCTTCTTGCTGGGTGTTTCGGTAATTCCAAACAAGGCGAACCTGTTGTTGAAGATACGAAGGCAAAAGAACTGTTTCAAGGTCTTTGGGTGTCTGACGATAATGGCGAACCGGCTTTGCTTGCCAAAGGCGACAGTGTCTTTTATCCCGATTCGGGCAGCATACCCGTGCGTTTTTGGATTTACAAAGACTCCTTCTATCTGAAAGGACAGAGCAGGAATGAATACAAGATAGAGAAACAATCGGAAAATTCCTTCACCTTTATAAATGATAACGGCGAAGAAGTGCGCCTCGTGAAGAGTAGGGACAAAGACCTGCGTGCATCGTTCGGCTATCATGTATATGCAATGAACACGTTCCTGCATGCAGAAACCGATACGGTGGTAAGAACAGACTTAGGCTATTTCAATATTAAGATATCGGTTGCAACAACCTCCGATAAGATTATAAAGTCTACTTATAATGAAAATGGCATAGAGGTAGACAATGCATACCTCGATAATGCTGCCTCTCTTGTAATTTCTAATCAGAAGAAAACAGTCTACTCACACGAGTTTAGAAAACAGGAGTTTGCTTCACTTATCGATAAGGCTTTTTTAGAGAAGAGTATCTTGCGCAGGTTCGAGTTCAACCATGCCGATGCCAAGGCTCTATATTTCGATGCAGTCATCGGTATTCCAGATGCCTCTACAAGTTATGTCATTGCGGTCAAGATAACGGCAGATGGCAAATTGGCTATGAAAATGAGGTAG
- the serB gene encoding phosphoserine phosphatase SerB produces MKDKRNIQEEQILVRVTGQDRPGLTASIMGILAKYDARILDIGQADIHATLSLGILIRTNEDNSGKVMKDLLFKATELGVNIGFSPIADDEYENWVNQQGKNRYILTIIGRSLSAENIEATTKVIAIQGMNIDSIVRLTGRQSIKRESHNVRACIEFSLRGTPNDYVQMQADLMKMSQEQGIDFSLQKDNMYRRMRRLICFDMDSTLIQTECIDELAKRAGVGNEVKRITERAMRGEIDFKESFKERVALLKGLDASVMQDIADSFPITEGVDRLMMVLKNCGYKIAILSGGFTFFGEFLQRKYNIDYVYANELEIDENNKLTGNFVGEIVDGRRKAELLKLIAQVEKVNLEQTIAVGDGANDLPMLAEAGLGIAFHAKPRVRENADQNISTIGLDGVLYFLGFKDSYLGEAGRL; encoded by the coding sequence ATGAAAGATAAAAGAAACATTCAGGAAGAACAAATTTTAGTTAGAGTTACAGGACAAGATAGACCAGGACTAACTGCATCGATAATGGGAATATTGGCAAAGTACGATGCACGGATTCTCGATATTGGTCAGGCAGATATTCATGCAACGCTTTCACTCGGAATTCTTATCAGAACAAACGAGGACAATTCGGGTAAAGTAATGAAAGATTTACTTTTTAAAGCTACTGAATTGGGAGTAAACATCGGGTTCTCGCCCATTGCAGACGACGAATACGAAAACTGGGTAAACCAACAAGGAAAGAACCGATATATCTTAACAATTATAGGTCGCTCGCTTTCAGCAGAAAATATAGAAGCTACTACAAAGGTGATTGCCATTCAAGGTATGAACATTGACTCTATTGTGCGTCTTACGGGTCGTCAGAGCATAAAGAGGGAAAGTCATAATGTTCGTGCTTGTATAGAATTTTCACTTCGTGGTACGCCTAACGATTATGTCCAGATGCAAGCAGATTTAATGAAGATGAGTCAGGAGCAAGGCATTGACTTCTCCTTGCAGAAAGATAATATGTATAGACGTATGCGTCGCCTTATATGCTTTGATATGGACTCTACTCTTATTCAGACTGAGTGTATCGACGAATTGGCAAAGAGAGCAGGAGTAGGCAACGAAGTAAAAAGAATTACTGAACGTGCAATGCGCGGAGAAATAGATTTCAAAGAGAGCTTTAAGGAACGTGTTGCACTGCTTAAAGGACTTGATGCGAGTGTAATGCAAGATATTGCAGACAGCTTTCCAATAACCGAAGGAGTGGATCGTTTAATGATGGTCTTAAAGAATTGTGGCTATAAAATCGCTATTCTTAGTGGAGGATTTACATTCTTTGGTGAATTCTTACAACGAAAGTACAATATTGATTATGTCTATGCCAACGAATTAGAAATAGATGAAAACAATAAATTAACGGGAAACTTCGTAGGCGAAATAGTAGATGGGCGCAGAAAAGCTGAACTATTGAAACTTATTGCGCAGGTAGAAAAGGTAAACTTAGAGCAAACTATTGCTGTAGGCGATGGAGCTAACGACCTACCGATGCTTGCAGAAGCAGGATTAGGAATAGCATTCCATGCAAAACCACGCGTACGAGAAAATGCCGACCAAAACATTAGCACAATCGGACTCGATGGTGTACTCTACTTCTTAGGATTCAAGGACAGTTATCTGGGAGAGGCTGGTAGATTGTAA
- a CDS encoding peptide MFS transporter gives MFEGQPKSLYALALANTGERFGYYTMIAVFALFLRGNFGLEPGTAGAIYSTFLGLVYFLPLVGGIMADKFGYGKMVTTGIMIMFIGYLCLAIPLGTSTVAFSSMLAALLLISLGTGLFKGNLQVMVGNLYDAQGMESKRDSGFSIFYMAINIGALFAPTAAVKIHDWGVKSLHMDPNSAYHLAFAVACVSLILSIAIYYAFRPGFKHLEGSAKKKVEKAGAATAEELSPAETKERIIALCLVFAVVIFFWMAFHQNGLTLTYFADEFVQPTAEGAQSMVFDVINLFMVIVIVYAGFAFFGAKTGKAKGISALVILAALAVIAYKYSAVEGSVAVSAPIFQQFNPFYVVALTPVSMAIFGALARKGKEPSAPRKIAYGMLIAGCGFLVMLLASMGLNSPDVQKAAAEGAKTFASPNWLIGTYLVLTFGELLLSPMGISFVSKVAPPKYKGAMMGGWFVATALGNLLVSVGGFLWGDLPLTVVWSVFIVLCVLSAIFMFAVMGKLEKVAK, from the coding sequence ATGTTCGAAGGACAACCTAAAAGTCTTTATGCATTGGCTTTAGCCAACACAGGAGAGCGATTTGGTTACTACACCATGATTGCAGTCTTTGCCCTTTTCCTTAGAGGAAACTTCGGCCTCGAGCCTGGTACAGCAGGAGCTATTTATAGCACCTTTCTTGGATTAGTCTACTTCTTACCACTGGTTGGTGGTATTATGGCAGACAAGTTCGGTTATGGTAAGATGGTTACGACTGGTATTATGATTATGTTCATTGGATACCTTTGTTTAGCCATTCCATTGGGAACGAGCACAGTTGCTTTCTCTAGTATGCTAGCTGCCCTGCTTTTAATTTCGTTGGGTACTGGCTTGTTTAAAGGAAACTTACAAGTAATGGTGGGTAATCTTTACGATGCTCAGGGAATGGAAAGTAAACGCGATTCAGGTTTCTCCATTTTCTATATGGCAATTAATATAGGTGCATTGTTTGCTCCTACTGCTGCTGTGAAAATTCATGATTGGGGAGTAAAATCATTACACATGGATCCTAACTCTGCTTATCATTTGGCATTTGCCGTTGCTTGCGTCTCACTAATCCTTTCTATTGCAATCTATTATGCTTTCCGTCCAGGGTTTAAACATTTAGAGGGTAGTGCTAAGAAAAAAGTTGAAAAAGCTGGTGCTGCTACAGCAGAAGAGCTTTCGCCTGCTGAGACAAAAGAACGTATCATAGCACTCTGCCTTGTTTTTGCTGTTGTAATCTTCTTCTGGATGGCATTCCACCAGAACGGTCTTACTCTTACTTACTTTGCCGACGAGTTTGTACAACCTACCGCAGAAGGTGCTCAGAGCATGGTGTTTGATGTGATTAACCTCTTTATGGTGATTGTCATTGTTTATGCTGGATTTGCATTCTTCGGTGCCAAGACGGGTAAAGCTAAAGGAATTTCAGCACTCGTTATCCTCGCTGCATTGGCTGTAATAGCTTATAAATACAGTGCTGTGGAAGGCAGTGTGGCTGTCAGTGCTCCTATTTTCCAGCAGTTCAACCCATTCTATGTTGTAGCCCTCACACCTGTCAGCATGGCTATCTTTGGCGCACTTGCCCGCAAGGGTAAAGAACCGTCAGCTCCTCGCAAAATAGCTTACGGTATGCTGATTGCTGGTTGCGGCTTCTTGGTGATGTTGCTCGCTTCTATGGGACTTAACTCTCCTGATGTACAGAAGGCAGCTGCAGAAGGTGCAAAGACATTTGCATCTCCGAACTGGCTCATCGGTACTTACCTTGTTCTTACTTTCGGTGAGTTGTTGCTCAGCCCTATGGGTATCTCATTCGTATCAAAGGTTGCTCCTCCAAAGTACAAGGGTGCAATGATGGGCGGCTGGTTCGTAGCAACAGCCTTAGGTAACCTCCTCGTTAGTGTTGGTGGTTTCCTTTGGGGCGACCTTCCATTAACGGTTGTATGGAGCGTGTTCATCGTGCTCTGTGTCCTTTCTGCCATCTTCATGTTTGCAGTAATGGGCAAACTTGAGAAAGTAGCGAAGTAG
- a CDS encoding porin family protein, with product MNRGVITALLILFPLLINAQVGDYRNNFSIGGNAGYALSNVGFDPKVSQSLHGGITAGLSLRYVCEKYFNTICSIYGEINYVSAGWKQDIRTSSDKSVINVNGSIEKYSRTLNYLQIPVFAHLAWGREQDGFNFFVQAGPQIGILLNETTAKNYETPNLSKDGTGRSNTIVKQESMPVERKFDYGIAAGLGAEWSIRHLGHFLIEARYYYGLGNIYGNTKQDFFGKSNNSNIIVKTTYLFDITKSKNNK from the coding sequence ATGAACAGAGGGGTAATAACAGCATTGCTTATACTTTTCCCACTATTGATAAATGCACAGGTGGGAGACTACCGTAATAATTTCTCCATAGGTGGTAATGCTGGCTATGCATTATCAAATGTAGGATTCGATCCTAAAGTATCACAGTCTCTGCATGGTGGTATTACTGCTGGATTAAGTTTAAGATATGTATGCGAAAAGTATTTCAACACTATCTGTTCAATCTATGGCGAAATAAACTATGTTTCGGCAGGTTGGAAACAAGATATACGAACTTCTTCAGATAAGTCGGTTATCAATGTGAATGGTTCTATAGAGAAGTACTCACGGACGTTAAATTATTTGCAAATACCTGTTTTTGCACATTTAGCGTGGGGACGAGAACAAGATGGTTTTAATTTCTTTGTTCAGGCAGGACCGCAGATTGGTATCTTACTGAACGAAACAACAGCTAAGAACTACGAAACACCAAACCTATCGAAAGACGGCACTGGAAGAAGCAACACCATTGTAAAACAAGAATCCATGCCCGTAGAAAGGAAATTCGACTACGGTATTGCAGCTGGTTTAGGTGCAGAATGGAGTATTCGCCACTTAGGACATTTCCTCATAGAGGCACGCTATTACTATGGCTTGGGCAATATATACGGCAATACAAAACAAGATTTCTTTGGAAAATCCAACAACAGCAATATAATTGTCAAAACAACATATCTGTTCGATATAACAAAAAGTAAAAACAACAAATAA
- a CDS encoding LysM peptidoglycan-binding domain-containing protein, which produces MKHYYRYLFLLFTLFLTIQISAQTTIWRDIHKVKKKETIFGIAKDYGVSIQELIDANPEMKQEGYELKKGSWIFVPYAKENDKKYISNVANSTNDKKKSIIVNSTATGTNVIRIGVMLPLHREDGDGLRMVEYYRGILLALEQMKQEGINTDVHAWNVPKESNITTTLLDKNAPTLDIIFGPLYSNQVKTLGDFCQHNNIKMVIPFSIESKEVETNPCIFQVYQDNSRLNRKAIACFFERFQKTHHPVFINCNDIDSQVGIFTNGLRKQLELAKIRYSITNLNTPQVDFAKQFSTSQPNVVIINSEKSPYLNKVFEKLDLLRKANPNINISMYGYNEWFMYQDYNIDNYFKYDVYIPSTYYYNKVAKRTEALEKQYINKYDEPMKNSYIPRFAIVGYDQAQFFIRGIRNKGKNFKGTNTEVNYAPLQTRYNFERIGNGGYINKHFQLVHFKTNKTMENLVY; this is translated from the coding sequence ATGAAGCACTATTATAGATACTTATTCTTATTGTTTACTTTATTTCTCACTATTCAGATCTCTGCACAAACTACTATATGGAGAGATATTCATAAAGTAAAGAAGAAAGAAACGATATTCGGAATAGCGAAAGATTATGGAGTTAGTATTCAAGAACTTATCGATGCAAACCCAGAAATGAAGCAGGAAGGATACGAGCTTAAAAAAGGAAGCTGGATCTTTGTTCCCTATGCTAAAGAGAATGACAAAAAATACATATCTAATGTAGCAAACAGCACAAACGATAAGAAAAAGTCCATAATAGTTAATTCCACAGCAACAGGAACTAATGTAATCCGAATAGGAGTAATGTTACCTTTACATAGAGAAGATGGTGATGGACTAAGAATGGTAGAGTATTATAGAGGTATTCTACTTGCCTTAGAACAAATGAAGCAAGAAGGTATAAATACTGATGTTCATGCATGGAATGTGCCAAAAGAATCCAATATTACAACGACATTACTCGATAAGAATGCTCCAACTTTAGATATTATTTTTGGACCACTTTATTCTAACCAGGTAAAAACTTTGGGCGATTTTTGCCAACACAACAATATAAAAATGGTAATACCTTTTTCTATCGAATCAAAAGAAGTTGAAACCAATCCTTGTATATTTCAAGTGTATCAAGATAATAGCCGTTTGAACAGGAAGGCAATTGCTTGTTTCTTTGAACGTTTTCAGAAAACACATCATCCTGTCTTTATTAATTGTAATGATATTGATAGTCAAGTAGGAATCTTTACTAACGGTTTAAGGAAACAACTTGAATTAGCGAAGATACGTTATAGTATTACGAACTTAAATACTCCACAAGTTGATTTTGCGAAACAATTCAGTACATCTCAGCCTAATGTGGTTATTATAAACTCTGAGAAAAGTCCTTACCTGAATAAAGTCTTTGAAAAGTTAGACCTATTAAGAAAGGCTAATCCAAATATTAATATCTCGATGTATGGCTATAACGAATGGTTCATGTATCAGGATTATAACATTGACAATTATTTTAAATACGATGTCTACATTCCATCTACCTATTATTATAATAAGGTAGCAAAGAGAACCGAAGCGTTAGAAAAGCAATATATCAACAAATATGATGAACCAATGAAGAATTCATATATCCCTCGTTTTGCAATTGTTGGATATGATCAGGCACAATTCTTCATTAGAGGTATTAGAAATAAAGGCAAAAACTTTAAAGGAACGAATACCGAGGTTAATTACGCTCCATTACAAACAAGATATAATTTTGAACGCATCGGGAATGGTGGGTATATCAATAAGCATTTTCAGTTGGTACACTTTAAAACTAATAAGACTATGGAGAACTTAGTTTATTAG
- a CDS encoding gliding motility-associated C-terminal domain-containing protein, whose product MQPYFNKISLIVVLFLLATNVFSQSCEPYGTYIGENGRPETINSTQGFSGSAPLSVNFVANPTINLPNGTHFEWHFLEQGKRNNAFLIRYEQDTQYTFTTAGSFRVCLYEILDNDTVNIYDPITISISESELSFPNAFSPNGDGINDVYKAKKGFKSIVDFHAIIFNRWGQKLFEWRDPNEGWDGTFNGKPVAQGVYFVNVKATGADGRKFHIKKDVNLLRGYNETTTQTN is encoded by the coding sequence ATGCAGCCATATTTTAATAAAATATCTTTAATAGTGGTTTTATTTTTACTCGCCACTAATGTATTCTCTCAATCTTGCGAACCTTATGGGACGTATATTGGAGAAAATGGGAGGCCTGAGACGATAAATTCGACACAAGGATTTTCTGGTTCAGCTCCACTATCTGTCAATTTTGTAGCAAATCCTACTATAAATTTGCCCAATGGTACTCATTTCGAATGGCATTTCTTAGAGCAAGGTAAACGAAATAATGCTTTTTTAATTCGTTATGAACAAGATACACAATATACTTTTACGACAGCAGGTTCATTTCGAGTTTGTTTATACGAAATCTTAGATAACGATACCGTAAATATTTATGACCCTATAACCATATCTATAAGTGAGAGTGAGCTTTCTTTTCCTAATGCCTTTTCTCCTAATGGTGATGGAATAAACGATGTCTATAAAGCCAAGAAAGGTTTTAAAAGTATTGTGGATTTCCATGCAATTATCTTTAACAGATGGGGACAAAAACTTTTTGAATGGAGAGATCCTAATGAAGGCTGGGATGGAACTTTCAATGGAAAGCCTGTTGCACAAGGAGTTTATTTTGTAAATGTGAAGGCAACGGGGGCAGATGGGAGGAAATTCCATATTAAGAAAGATGTAAATTTATTGCGTGGATACAATGAGACTACTACTCAAACGAACTAA
- the uvrA gene encoding excinuclease ABC subunit UvrA, translating into MVNDKIEVFGARVHNLKDIDVSMPHNALIVFTGLSGSGKSSLAFDTIFAEGQRRYIETFSAYARNFLGNMERPDVDKITGLSPVISIEQKTTNKNPRSTVGTTTEIYDYLRLLYARAGIAYSYMSNEPMVKYTEERVVDMILHNYSNKSIYVLAPLVRNRKGHYRELFEQMRRKGYLYIRVDGEILEITRGMKVDRYKNHNIEVVIDRLKLGAATDETLKERLSKTVSVAMKQGDSLIMIMEKESGITKYLSKRLMDPITGIAYKEPAPNIFSFNSPEGACPHCKGLGKISEIDLGKVIPDDSQSIYGGAIVPLGKYKNQMIFWQIAAILEKYDCTLKTPIKDIPKDILEEILYGSLEKVRISKELVHTNSDYFSSFDGVIKYLRSVMENDETAAGKKWADQFIAERECPECKGQRLNREARSYRIWNKNIAELSAMDIADLKIWVEKVEQHLNEKQQLVAKEILKEIRKRIDFLLNVGLNYLSLDRQSATLSGGESQRIRLATQIGSQLVNVLYILDEPSIGLHQRDNDRLIKSLCDLRNLGNTVIVVEHDEEMMRAADWIIDIGPKAGKNGGEVVYQGTYKQMLGTHTLTAQYLNGERVIPIPKEHRKGNGKSLRLYGCKGNNLKNVDAEFPLGKLIVVTGVSGSGKSTLINETLQPILSQHFYRSLKAPMAYAKIEGIDNVDKVVNVDQSPIGRTPRSNPATYTGVFSEIRNLFVNLPEAQIRGYKPGRFSFNVKGGRCESCGGNGYRTIEMNFLPDVLVPCEVCHGKRYNRETLEVRFKGKSIADVLDMTVNTAVEFFENVPLILPKIKALQDVGLGYIKLGQSSTTLSGGESQRVKLATELSKRDTRKTLYILDEPTTGLHFEDIRVLMGVLQKLVDRGNTVIIIEHNLDVIKQADYIIDMGPDGGRGGGQIVATGTPAEVAKASESYTAPFIRKIPDIK; encoded by the coding sequence ATGGTAAACGATAAGATAGAGGTATTTGGGGCACGTGTACATAATTTAAAAGATATAGACGTATCAATGCCTCACAATGCATTGATTGTTTTTACAGGATTATCAGGTTCAGGCAAAAGTTCTTTAGCCTTTGATACTATATTTGCCGAAGGACAAAGACGCTATATTGAGACTTTCTCTGCTTATGCTCGAAACTTTCTGGGCAATATGGAGCGCCCAGATGTAGACAAAATTACTGGATTATCGCCAGTTATTTCTATTGAGCAAAAAACTACAAATAAAAATCCGCGTTCAACAGTTGGTACTACAACAGAGATATATGATTATCTTCGTTTGCTATATGCCCGTGCAGGAATAGCCTATTCATATATGAGCAATGAGCCAATGGTAAAGTATACTGAAGAGCGTGTTGTTGATATGATCCTTCATAACTATTCCAATAAAAGCATCTACGTACTTGCTCCATTGGTTAGAAATCGTAAAGGACATTATCGCGAACTGTTTGAGCAAATGCGACGTAAGGGGTATCTTTATATTCGTGTTGATGGAGAAATATTGGAAATTACACGCGGAATGAAGGTGGACAGATACAAGAATCATAACATCGAAGTTGTAATTGATAGACTAAAATTAGGGGCTGCGACTGATGAAACGCTTAAAGAACGTTTGTCCAAAACAGTCTCAGTTGCCATGAAACAAGGCGACTCTCTTATTATGATTATGGAGAAGGAAAGCGGTATAACGAAATATCTCTCCAAACGCTTGATGGATCCAATTACAGGAATAGCTTATAAAGAGCCTGCCCCTAATATATTTTCCTTTAATTCTCCAGAGGGAGCCTGCCCGCATTGTAAAGGATTAGGGAAGATAAGTGAGATTGATTTAGGAAAAGTTATTCCTGACGACAGTCAAAGTATTTATGGAGGTGCTATCGTTCCTTTAGGGAAATATAAAAATCAAATGATATTCTGGCAGATAGCTGCTATTTTAGAAAAATATGATTGCACCTTGAAAACACCAATAAAGGATATTCCTAAGGATATTCTTGAAGAGATTCTTTATGGTTCCTTAGAGAAGGTTCGCATTTCAAAAGAGCTTGTTCATACCAATTCCGACTATTTTTCTTCTTTCGATGGTGTTATAAAATATTTACGTTCGGTAATGGAAAACGATGAAACTGCTGCAGGAAAGAAATGGGCTGACCAATTTATCGCCGAACGAGAATGCCCTGAATGTAAAGGACAACGCCTTAATCGTGAAGCTCGTTCGTATAGAATATGGAATAAAAATATTGCGGAACTTTCTGCAATGGATATCGCTGACCTAAAGATATGGGTTGAGAAAGTGGAACAACATCTTAACGAAAAACAACAACTTGTAGCAAAAGAAATACTAAAAGAAATTCGCAAGCGTATAGATTTCTTGCTCAATGTTGGCCTTAACTATCTATCTTTAGATAGACAAAGTGCAACTCTTTCGGGAGGAGAAAGCCAACGTATAAGATTGGCTACACAGATTGGCTCCCAGCTCGTAAATGTTCTTTATATTCTCGACGAGCCTTCTATCGGGTTACATCAGCGTGATAACGACCGTTTAATAAAATCGTTGTGCGACTTGCGTAATCTCGGAAACACTGTAATAGTTGTGGAACACGACGAAGAAATGATGCGTGCAGCCGATTGGATAATAGACATCGGACCAAAGGCTGGGAAGAATGGGGGAGAAGTTGTCTATCAGGGGACATATAAGCAAATGCTCGGCACGCACACACTTACTGCTCAATATCTTAATGGCGAACGAGTAATTCCAATTCCAAAGGAACATCGCAAAGGAAATGGCAAGTCGTTACGGTTGTATGGTTGTAAGGGGAATAACTTAAAGAATGTAGATGCCGAGTTCCCACTTGGTAAACTTATAGTTGTTACGGGTGTGTCTGGCTCTGGAAAGAGTACGTTAATCAACGAGACATTGCAACCAATACTATCGCAGCATTTCTATCGTTCATTGAAAGCTCCCATGGCGTATGCCAAGATAGAAGGAATAGACAATGTAGACAAGGTTGTGAATGTAGACCAAAGCCCTATTGGGCGCACTCCGCGCAGTAACCCAGCTACTTATACTGGTGTGTTTTCAGAAATTCGCAATTTATTTGTTAATCTTCCCGAAGCCCAAATACGTGGTTATAAACCTGGACGTTTCTCGTTTAATGTAAAAGGTGGACGTTGCGAAAGTTGTGGCGGTAATGGTTATCGCACAATAGAAATGAACTTCTTGCCAGATGTATTGGTTCCATGCGAGGTGTGCCATGGGAAACGTTATAACCGAGAGACTCTCGAAGTCCGTTTTAAAGGAAAGTCAATCGCAGATGTTCTTGACATGACAGTGAATACCGCTGTAGAGTTCTTCGAGAATGTTCCGCTTATTCTTCCCAAGATAAAAGCCTTGCAAGATGTCGGCTTAGGTTACATTAAGTTGGGACAAAGCTCTACAACCCTTTCGGGAGGTGAAAGCCAACGTGTAAAGCTTGCAACCGAACTGTCTAAACGCGATACCAGAAAAACACTATATATTCTCGACGAGCCTACTACCGGATTGCATTTCGAAGACATCAGGGTGCTCATGGGCGTATTGCAGAAGCTGGTTGACAGGGGTAATACTGTTATAATTATTGAGCATAATCTTGATGTAATAAAGCAGGCAGATTACATTATTGACATGGGACCCGACGGAGGACGTGGAGGAGGACAGATTGTTGCAACAGGAACTCCGGCAGAAGTAGCAAAAGCATCTGAAAGCTACACTGCACCATTTATCAGGAAAATTCCTGATATTAAATAA
- a CDS encoding nucleoside deaminase — protein MTKEELMRRAIELSENSVRNGGGPFGAVIAKDGEIIAEGSNKVTINNDPTAHAEVCAIRNACKILNTFELANCVIYTSCEPCPMCLGAIYWARLSKIFYANDRKDAAEIGFDDDFIYEEIAIEPQYRKKPSEILLRNEAINAFRMWTLKDDKTKY, from the coding sequence ATGACAAAAGAAGAATTAATGCGCAGAGCCATTGAACTATCAGAAAACAGTGTACGAAATGGTGGTGGTCCGTTTGGAGCTGTAATTGCGAAAGACGGCGAAATAATTGCAGAGGGGAGCAATAAAGTTACTATTAACAACGACCCTACTGCCCATGCAGAGGTTTGTGCGATACGTAATGCATGCAAGATACTGAATACATTCGAACTTGCAAATTGTGTGATATATACCTCGTGTGAACCTTGTCCAATGTGTCTTGGAGCAATTTACTGGGCACGCCTTAGTAAGATTTTCTATGCAAACGACCGTAAAGATGCCGCTGAAATTGGTTTCGACGACGATTTTATCTATGAAGAAATAGCCATAGAACCACAATATCGCAAGAAGCCTTCCGAGATTTTGCTCCGCAACGAAGCCATCAACGCTTTCAGAATGTGGACATTAAAAGATGATAAAACTAAATATTAA